A section of the Citrobacter farmeri genome encodes:
- the tolA gene encoding cell envelope integrity protein TolA, which translates to MSKATEQNDKLKRAIIISAVLHVILFAVLIWSSFDEHIEASAGGGGGSSIDAVMVDPGAVVQQYERQQQQQSSAQRAKEQREKLEQQQAEELREKQAAEQERLKQIEKERLAAQEQQKQAEADAKKAQEQQKQAEEAAQKAAADAKAKADAQVKEAAEAAKKAAADAQKKAEAEAAKAAADAKKKAEAEAAKAAADAKKKAEAEAAKQAQADAAKKAAAEKAAAAKAAAAEKAAAEKKAAAEKAAADKKAAVEKAAADKKAAAEKAAAAKKAAAEKAAAASGVDDLLGDLSSGKNAPKTGGGAKGNNASPAGSGNTKNNGASGADISNYAGQIKSAIESKFYDASSYAGKTCTLRIKLASDGMLLDIQSEGGDPALCQAALAAARQAKIPKPPSQAVYEVFKNAPLDFKP; encoded by the coding sequence GTGTCAAAGGCAACCGAACAAAACGACAAGCTCAAACGGGCGATAATTATTTCAGCGGTACTGCATGTCATTCTATTTGCAGTCCTGATCTGGAGTTCGTTCGATGAGCATATAGAGGCTTCAGCCGGCGGCGGCGGTGGTTCTTCCATCGATGCCGTGATGGTTGATCCTGGCGCCGTGGTTCAGCAGTACGAACGTCAGCAGCAGCAACAGTCGAGTGCGCAGCGTGCCAAAGAGCAACGTGAAAAACTGGAGCAGCAGCAGGCGGAAGAGCTTCGCGAGAAGCAGGCTGCAGAACAGGAACGGCTTAAGCAGATTGAGAAAGAACGTTTAGCGGCTCAGGAACAGCAGAAGCAGGCTGAAGCTGATGCGAAGAAAGCGCAGGAACAGCAGAAACAGGCTGAAGAAGCGGCGCAGAAAGCCGCAGCAGATGCCAAAGCGAAAGCTGACGCGCAGGTGAAAGAAGCCGCAGAAGCCGCGAAGAAAGCCGCGGCGGATGCACAGAAGAAAGCGGAAGCAGAAGCGGCTAAAGCTGCTGCTGATGCGAAGAAGAAAGCGGAAGCAGAAGCGGCTAAAGCTGCAGCCGACGCGAAGAAGAAAGCCGAAGCTGAAGCTGCTAAGCAGGCTCAGGCCGACGCTGCGAAGAAAGCAGCCGCAGAAAAAGCCGCGGCAGCCAAAGCAGCAGCGGCCGAGAAAGCCGCCGCTGAGAAAAAAGCGGCCGCGGAAAAGGCTGCCGCTGATAAAAAAGCTGCAGTTGAGAAAGCCGCTGCCGATAAGAAAGCCGCTGCAGAAAAAGCCGCGGCGGCCAAAAAGGCTGCGGCGGAAAAAGCCGCTGCGGCATCCGGCGTTGACGATCTGCTTGGCGATCTCAGCTCTGGTAAGAATGCGCCGAAAACCGGCGGTGGGGCAAAAGGGAACAACGCTTCTCCTGCGGGGAGTGGTAATACTAAAAATAATGGCGCATCAGGCGCGGACATCAGCAACTATGCCGGGCAGATTAAATCTGCTATTGAGAGCAAGTTCTACGACGCATCGTCTTATGCAGGTAAGACCTGTACGCTGCGGATAAAACTGGCTTCTGACGGTATGTTGCTTGATATCCAGTCTGAAGGTGGCGATCCCGCGCTTTGTCAGGCAGCGCTTGCTGCAGCCCGACAAGCGAAGATTCCAAAACCACCGAGCCAGGCGGTATATGAAGTGTTTAAAAATGCACCTCTGGACTTTAAACCGTAA
- the tolR gene encoding colicin uptake protein TolR, which produces MARSRGRGRRDLKSEINIVPLLDVLLVLLLIFMATAPIITQSVEVDLPDATESQAVSSNDNPPVIIEVSGVGQYSVVVEKDRMDQLPPEQVIAEAKSRLESNPKTVFLIGGAKDVPYDEIIKALNLLHSAGVKSVGLMTQPI; this is translated from the coding sequence ATGGCCAGATCGCGTGGACGAGGTCGTCGCGACCTGAAGTCCGAAATCAACATCGTACCGTTGCTCGACGTCCTGCTGGTGCTGCTGCTGATCTTTATGGCGACAGCGCCGATCATTACGCAGAGCGTGGAAGTCGATCTGCCGGATGCGACCGAGTCGCAGGCTGTGAGCAGCAACGACAATCCGCCGGTCATTATTGAAGTTTCCGGAGTAGGGCAGTACAGCGTGGTGGTAGAGAAGGATCGAATGGATCAACTGCCGCCGGAACAGGTGATTGCCGAAGCGAAAAGTCGTCTGGAGTCAAATCCGAAAACGGTCTTCTTGATCGGGGGCGCGAAAGACGTGCCTTACGATGAAATAATTAAAGCGCTGAACTTGTTGCACAGCGCGGGTGTGAAGTCGGTTGGCTTAATGACGCAGCCTATCTGA
- the tolQ gene encoding Tol-Pal system protein TolQ, which yields MTDMNILDLFLKASLLVKLIMLILIGFSIASWAIIIQRTRILNAAAREAEAFEDKFWSGIELSRLYQESQGRRDNLAGSEQIFYSGFKEFARLHRANSHAPEAVVEGASRAMRISMNRELETLETHIPFLGTVGSISPYIGLFGTVWGIMHAFIALGAVKQATLQMVAPGIAEALIATAIGLFAAIPAVMAYNRLNQRVNKLELNYDNFMEEFTAILHRQAFTVSESNKG from the coding sequence GTGACTGACATGAATATCCTTGATTTGTTCCTGAAGGCAAGCCTTCTGGTTAAACTTATCATGTTGATTTTGATTGGTTTTTCAATCGCATCCTGGGCCATCATTATCCAGCGGACCCGTATTCTTAACGCTGCAGCGCGTGAAGCCGAAGCGTTCGAAGACAAGTTCTGGTCCGGAATCGAACTGTCTCGTCTGTATCAGGAGAGCCAGGGACGCCGTGATAATCTGGCGGGTTCGGAACAAATCTTCTATAGCGGGTTCAAAGAGTTTGCGCGACTGCATCGGGCAAACAGTCATGCGCCAGAGGCCGTAGTGGAAGGAGCATCTCGTGCGATGCGAATTTCGATGAACCGTGAACTTGAAACGCTGGAAACGCATATTCCGTTCCTTGGCACCGTAGGTTCTATCAGTCCGTATATCGGTCTGTTCGGTACCGTGTGGGGGATCATGCACGCGTTTATCGCGCTCGGGGCGGTAAAACAGGCGACGTTGCAGATGGTTGCACCGGGTATCGCGGAAGCATTGATTGCCACAGCGATTGGTCTGTTTGCTGCAATCCCGGCGGTCATGGCCTACAACCGCCTGAATCAGCGTGTTAACAAGCTGGAACTGAATTACGACAACTTTATGGAAGAGTTCACCGCGATTCTGCACCGTCAGGCGTTTACCGTTAGCGAAAGCAACAAGGGGTAA